In Microplitis mediator isolate UGA2020A chromosome 2, iyMicMedi2.1, whole genome shotgun sequence, a single window of DNA contains:
- the LOC130664004 gene encoding uncharacterized protein LOC130664004 isoform X1, with amino-acid sequence MGRDSRKVSRELRSSEKINKSRSVKRKNVFNPKTAERDESIQSTSSKKLKQNTEDDVPEDSSTEFRIINFIQVFTAISALIKCKKCDGNVVFQTASTRGLGFKIVVACNNCGNEYIPSCSFVGHSYEINRRFIFVMRILGIGYEGLCKFCGLMDMPSFLDKSTHTILLKQILNCSKAVAETFMTKAVNEEKQAMPTTENEDINHLTVSGDGTWQKRGYTSSFGVSSIIGYFTGKILDINIKSAYCKLCEYWKKKTNTVEFEEWYQSHEDVCSANHQGSSGKMEVDAMVEMFSYSETKYGVKYANYIGDGDSKTYSGIIKSDPYENTTVNKKECIGHVQKRMGSRLRTLKSKQKGLGGRGKLTGKLIDKLTVYYGLAIRRHCDSIENMKSAIMATFYHYGSSDEKPNHDMCPKGEESWCSYQRAEARGELDTFSHDYSPLPSDVLKAIKPIYEDLSNENLLSRCVGGFNQNNNESFNQLVWKICPKTDLIVGLILIGMQKEWMLHVSK; translated from the exons atgggacgtgattctagaaaggtttcaagagaacttcggagttctgaaaaaattaataagtcgcgttcagtcaaaagaaagaatgtttttaatccgaaaacagccgaacgtgatgaaagtattcagagtacatcttctaaaaaattaaaacaaaacactgaagatgatgtacctgaagacagcagtactgaatttcgaataataaattttattcaggtattcactgcaatttctgctcttataaaatgtaaaaaatgtgatggaaatgtagtgtttcaaacagcaagtacacgtgggctgggattcaaaattgtagttgcatgtaataactgtggaaatgaatatattccttcctgttctttcgttgggcattcttatgaaataaacagacgtttcatttttgtaatgagaatactaggaataggatacgaaggattgtgcaagttttgcggcctgatggacatgccgtcttttttagataaatctacgcatacaattttactgaaacagattttgaattgtagtaaagccgtcgcagaaaccttcatgacgaaagctgtgaatgaagaaaagcaagcaatgccaacaactgaaaatgaagatataaatcatctaactgtatcgggagatggaacctggcaaaaacggggatatacatcgtcatttggagtttcttctataattggctattttactggaaagattcttgacataaacattaaaagtgcatattgtaagctatgtgagtattggaaaaaaaaaacaaatactgttgagttcgaggaatggtatcaatcgcatgaagatgtgtgttctgctaatcatcaagggtcttctgggaaaatggaggtggatgcgatggtcgaaatgttttcgtattctgaaactaaatatggagttaagtatgccaactatattggtgatggtgactccaagacctattcaggaattataaaatcagatccttacgaaaatacaactgtaaataaaaaggaatgtatagggcatgtccaaaagcggatggggagtcgattacgtacgctgaagagtaaacaaaaaggtcttggtggtcgaggtaagctcacaggaaaattaatagacaaactaactgtgtactatggtttagcaatacgccggcattgtgattctattgaaaatatgaaatctgctataatggcaaccttttatcactacggctcgagtgatgaaaaaccgaatcatgatatgtgtccaaaaggcgaagaatcttggtgctcttaccagcgcgctgaagcaagaggagagcttgataccttttctcacgattattctcctttaccttctgatgttttaaaagctatcaagcctatatacgaagatcttagtaatgaaaatttactttcaagatgtgtaggtggattcaatcagaataataatgaaagctttaaccaactagtatggaaaatatgcccaaaaacg gacttaattgtgggcctaattctcatcggtatgcagaaagaatggatgctgcacgtatcaaagtag
- the LOC130664004 gene encoding uncharacterized protein LOC130664004 isoform X2 produces MGRDSRKVSRELRSSEKINKSRSVKRKNVFNPKTAERDESIQSTSSKKLKQNTEDDVPEDSSTEFRIINFIQVFTAISALIKCKKCDGNVVFQTASTRGLGFKIVVACNNCGNEYIPSCSFVGHSYEINRRFIFVMRILGIGYEGLCKFCGLMDMPSFLDKSTHTILLKQILNCSKAVAETFMTKAVNEEKQAMPTTENEDINHLTVSGDGTWQKRGYTSSFGVSSIIGYFTGKILDINIKSAYCKLCEYWKKKTNTVEFEEWYQSHEDVCSANHQGSSGKMEVDAMVEMFSYSETKYGVKYANYIGDGDSKTYSGIIKSDPYENTTVNKKECIGHVQKRMGSRLRTLKSKQKGLGGRGKLTGKLIDKLTVYYGLAIRRHCDSIENMKSAIMATFYHYGSSDEKPNHDMCPKGEESWCSYQRAEARGELDTFSHDYSPLPSDVLKAIKPIYEDLSNENLLSRCVGGFNQNNNESFNQLVWKICPKTS; encoded by the exons atgggacgtgattctagaaaggtttcaagagaacttcggagttctgaaaaaattaataagtcgcgttcagtcaaaagaaagaatgtttttaatccgaaaacagccgaacgtgatgaaagtattcagagtacatcttctaaaaaattaaaacaaaacactgaagatgatgtacctgaagacagcagtactgaatttcgaataataaattttattcaggtattcactgcaatttctgctcttataaaatgtaaaaaatgtgatggaaatgtagtgtttcaaacagcaagtacacgtgggctgggattcaaaattgtagttgcatgtaataactgtggaaatgaatatattccttcctgttctttcgttgggcattcttatgaaataaacagacgtttcatttttgtaatgagaatactaggaataggatacgaaggattgtgcaagttttgcggcctgatggacatgccgtcttttttagataaatctacgcatacaattttactgaaacagattttgaattgtagtaaagccgtcgcagaaaccttcatgacgaaagctgtgaatgaagaaaagcaagcaatgccaacaactgaaaatgaagatataaatcatctaactgtatcgggagatggaacctggcaaaaacggggatatacatcgtcatttggagtttcttctataattggctattttactggaaagattcttgacataaacattaaaagtgcatattgtaagctatgtgagtattggaaaaaaaaaacaaatactgttgagttcgaggaatggtatcaatcgcatgaagatgtgtgttctgctaatcatcaagggtcttctgggaaaatggaggtggatgcgatggtcgaaatgttttcgtattctgaaactaaatatggagttaagtatgccaactatattggtgatggtgactccaagacctattcaggaattataaaatcagatccttacgaaaatacaactgtaaataaaaaggaatgtatagggcatgtccaaaagcggatggggagtcgattacgtacgctgaagagtaaacaaaaaggtcttggtggtcgaggtaagctcacaggaaaattaatagacaaactaactgtgtactatggtttagcaatacgccggcattgtgattctattgaaaatatgaaatctgctataatggcaaccttttatcactacggctcgagtgatgaaaaaccgaatcatgatatgtgtccaaaaggcgaagaatcttggtgctcttaccagcgcgctgaagcaagaggagagcttgataccttttctcacgattattctcctttaccttctgatgttttaaaagctatcaagcctatatacgaagatcttagtaatgaaaatttactttcaagatgtgtaggtggattcaatcagaataataatgaaagctttaaccaactagtatggaaaatatgcccaaaaacg tcttga